The following coding sequences lie in one Niabella agricola genomic window:
- a CDS encoding phosphatidylserine decarboxylase family protein, which produces MTLHREGSTTITISTILFLIVSFVFYYFLFQAYPVIFWILEIALVVVFALIISFFRIPARNYTVDDAAIIAPCDGKVVVIEEVEADEYFEDRRIQVSIFMSPLNVHVNRNPVKGEIVYNQYHKGKYLVAWHPKSSTENERHSNVYRHSSGKEVLTKQIAGALAKRIVNYNEVGKKVNQNDEMGFIKFGSRVDLLLPLDATINVKIGDVAVGGVTVIARW; this is translated from the coding sequence ATGACATTACACAGGGAGGGAAGCACTACCATTACCATAAGTACGATACTGTTTTTGATCGTAAGTTTTGTTTTTTACTATTTCCTGTTTCAGGCATACCCGGTTATTTTCTGGATACTCGAAATAGCCCTGGTAGTGGTATTCGCACTGATCATTTCGTTTTTCAGAATTCCCGCACGGAATTATACGGTGGATGATGCGGCGATCATAGCGCCCTGTGATGGCAAGGTAGTAGTGATTGAAGAAGTGGAAGCGGATGAATACTTTGAGGACCGCAGGATACAGGTGTCGATTTTTATGAGTCCGCTGAATGTGCATGTGAACCGCAACCCGGTAAAGGGGGAAATCGTATACAATCAATATCACAAAGGTAAATACCTGGTAGCCTGGCACCCGAAATCATCTACCGAAAACGAACGGCACTCCAATGTATACCGACATAGCAGCGGAAAAGAAGTGCTAACTAAACAGATTGCGGGGGCATTGGCAAAACGGATCGTGAACTACAACGAGGTTGGTAAAAAGGTAAATCAGAATGACGAAATGGGATTTATCAAGTTTGGCTCGAGGGTCGACCTGTTGTTGCCGCTGGATGCAACCATCAATGTAAAAATCGGCGATGTGGCGGTAGGAGGAGTGACGGTGATTGCCCGCTGGTAA